A genomic region of Danio aesculapii chromosome 21, fDanAes4.1, whole genome shotgun sequence contains the following coding sequences:
- the crhbp gene encoding corticotropin-releasing factor-binding protein, with protein MSATSRAQLCFLLLSVTALRGHARFLDIQDNEISPEGLLSLLSSELKRELPEEFVYRRALRCLDMVAVEGQFTFTAERPQLNCAVFFIGEPTDVISIEYDSVNIDCRGGDFIKVFDGWVMKGEKFPSSQDHPLPLYERYTDYCETGVSRPIVRSSQNVAMLFFRLHQSGSSFTVTFRKLINPFPCNVVSQTPEGSFTMIIPQQHRNCSFSIIYPVEIQIGELSLGQHNDLKRSILGCAGSGDFVELLGGNGMDTSKMFPMADLCYSFNGPAQMKVGCDNTVVRMVSSGKFVNRVSFQYRLLGHQELQQMKGNSVEDVCLRA; from the exons ATGTCGGCCACTTCGCGCGCGCAGCTGTGCTTCCTCCTGTTGAGCGTCACGGCTCTCCGGGGACACGCGCGCTTTCTGGACATACAG GATAACGAGATCAGCCCGGAAGGATTATTATCTCTGCTGAGCTCTGAACTAAAGCGAGAGTTACCAGAGGAGTTTGTGTACCGCCGAGCGCTCA GGTGTCTGGATATGGTGGCCGTAGAGGGTCAGTTTACATTCACAGCAGAGCGACCACAGTTAAACTGCGCAGTGTTTTTCATCGGCGAACCTACTGACGTTATTAGCATCGAGTATGATTCGGTCAACATCGACTGCAGAGGAGGAGATTTCATAAAG GTATTTGATGGCTGGGTGATGAAGGGCGAGAAGTTCCCCAGCTCGCAGGATCATCCTCTCCCTCTGTACGAGCGTTACACTGATTACTGCGAAACTGGAGTGTCTCGACCAATCGTACGCTCCTCTCAGAACGTCGCCATGCTGTTCTTCAGGCTCCACCAATCAGGAAGCAGCTTCACAGTGACATTCCGCAAACTCATCAATCCCTTCC cctgtaaTGTTGTGTCTCAGACCCCAGAGGGCAGTTTCACCATGATCATTCCTCAGCAGCACAGGAACTGCAGCTTCTCCATCATCTATCCAGTGGAGATCCAGATTGGAGAGCTCAGTCTCGGACAGCACAATGATCTCAAG CGGTCCATTCTCGGCTGCGCTGGTTCTGGAGACTTTGTTGAGCTTCTTGGTGGCAACGGCATGGACACGTCTAAGATGTTCCCAATGGCAGATCTCTGCTACTCCTTTAATGGACCAG CTCAAATGAAGGTCGGCTGTGATAACACTGTGGTCAGAATGGTGTCGAGCGGGAAGTTCGTAAATCGAGTCAGTTTCCAGTATCGGCTACTGGGCCACCAAGAGCTTCAGCAGATGAAGGGAAACAGTGTTGAAGACGTGTGTTTAAGAGCATAA